One genomic window of Corvus cornix cornix isolate S_Up_H32 chromosome 24, ASM73873v5, whole genome shotgun sequence includes the following:
- the MPZL2 gene encoding myelin protein zero-like protein 2, with amino-acid sequence MRGRTWLGAALVLGVQLRALWLAAAVEVHTAKEVVALNGTNQRLKCTFSSSSPVSDQLLVSWNFQPEDLSSHEPVFRYLKEPYKPPSGRFKERVTWDGNIERNDVSIIIWNLQPTDNGTFTCQVTNRPDVYGTIGEVRLRVVQKVTFSEIHFLAIAIGSASGLMIIVVTAVIICRQHRRKARDKRIEVADTELKEKESLKMREEKEPIPLED; translated from the exons ATGCGCGGCCGCACCTGGCTGGGCGCTGCGCTCGTCCTTGGGGTGCAGCTCCGAG CGCTGTGGCTGGCGGCAGCAGTGGAAGTTCACACTGCCAAGGAGGTGGTTGCCTTGAACGGGACCAACCAGCGGCTGAAATGcaccttttccagcagcagccccgtGAGCGATCAGCTGTTAGTGAGCTGGAACTTCCAGCCCGAGGACCTGAGCTCTCACGAGCCG GTATTTCGCTACCTGAAGGAGCCCTACAAGCCCCCCTCTGGAAGGTTTAAAGAGCGAGTCACCTGGGATGGGAACATCGAGCGTAACGATGTTTCCATCATCATCTGGAACCTGCAGCCCACTGACAACGGGACCTTCACCTGCCAGGTGACAAACCGGCCAGATGTCTATGGCACCATCGGGGAGGTGCGACTCCGGGTTGTGCAGAAAG TGACTTTCTCAGAAATCCATTTCCTGGCCATTGCCATCGGATCGGCCTCTGGCCTGATGATCATCGTGGTGACAGCTGTGATTATCTGTCGGCAGCATCGTAGGAAAGCGCGAGACAAGAGGATCGAGGTGGCAGACACTGAGCT TAAAGAAAAGGAGAGTCTGAAgatgagggaagaaaaggaaccCATTCCATTGGAAGACTAA